Genomic DNA from Streptomyces sp. NBC_01571:
GGGGGAGCGAATTCAGCAGGACGGTCGACACACGCAGCCCGCATAGCGGATGAGGTCCATATGGACCCTCCGCCACAGGCGCACACAGGTGTCGGTCACGATCCGGAGTACACCATGGCGGTTGAGACCGGTCAACTCACCG
This window encodes:
- a CDS encoding putative leader peptide, with product MTDTCVRLWRRVHMDLIRYAGCVCRPSC